The Selenomonas sp. AB3002 genome contains a region encoding:
- a CDS encoding HEPN domain-containing protein: MSDNKLTNDTLLGMARNNLTVAKEMYKLYPDDNGIVNLVAYHLQQTIELALKHFFETHGIRYDRTHDISDLCSKIPDEHYDMFRDIDIYASKLTQMESKTRYLKSYSVAVREIKLGFDLANGIIDKLTKLEEAEDAQNAIEHEDS; encoded by the coding sequence ATGAGCGATAATAAACTGACCAATGACACCCTTCTCGGCATGGCCAGGAACAACCTGACCGTTGCCAAGGAAATGTACAAGCTCTATCCTGATGACAACGGCATCGTCAACCTCGTTGCCTATCATCTGCAACAAACCATCGAGCTGGCCTTAAAGCATTTTTTTGAAACTCACGGCATCAGATACGACCGCACCCACGACATCAGCGACCTGTGCTCCAAAATCCCAGATGAGCACTACGATATGTTCCGTGACATAGACATCTACGCTTCCAAATTGACGCAGATGGAGTCCAAGACCAGGTATCTGAAATCCTATTCCGTAGCAGTACGGGAAATCAAGCTGGGCTTTGACCTTGCCAATGGCATTATAGACAAGCTCACTAAACTAGAAGAGGCAGAAGACGCCCAAAACGCCATTGAACATGAAGATTCCTAA
- the dhaL gene encoding dihydroxyacetone kinase subunit DhaL, translated as MTRIKDALDAVAAAIIAQKDYLCSLDAKTGDGDHGLNMARGFSAVQDAVDEMADTTKPGPVLETIGQTLIENVGGAAGPLYGTGFLKAAKACDDDTAMNIKSFEKLLGAAIKGIQTRGRAEKGDKTMLDVLIPIHQCFLPENAEGKSLFAVLEEASRAAKAGVDYTKTIAAKKGRASLVGERSIGYEDPGAVSSMLMYRALYAFLKK; from the coding sequence ATGACCAGAATCAAAGACGCCCTGGATGCTGTAGCAGCTGCCATCATTGCCCAGAAGGATTACCTCTGCAGTTTGGACGCCAAGACAGGTGACGGCGATCACGGCCTCAACATGGCCCGCGGCTTCTCTGCCGTGCAGGACGCCGTAGACGAAATGGCAGACACCACCAAGCCCGGTCCGGTGCTGGAGACCATTGGCCAGACCCTGATCGAGAACGTGGGCGGTGCCGCCGGCCCCCTCTATGGCACCGGCTTCCTGAAGGCTGCCAAAGCCTGTGATGATGATACTGCCATGAACATCAAGAGCTTTGAGAAGCTCCTGGGTGCTGCCATCAAGGGCATCCAGACCCGCGGCCGCGCCGAGAAGGGCGACAAGACCATGCTGGACGTGCTGATTCCCATCCATCAGTGCTTCCTGCCGGAAAACGCCGAAGGCAAGAGCCTCTTTGCCGTATTGGAAGAAGCCAGCCGCGCTGCCAAGGCCGGTGTGGACTACACCAAGACCATCGCCGCCAAGAAGGGCCGCGCAAGTCTCGTAGGCGAGCGCAGCATTGGCTACGAGGATCCCGGTGCTGTCAGCTCCATGCTCATGTACCGCGCCCTCTACGCTTTCCTGAAAAAGTAA
- the gltX gene encoding glutamate--tRNA ligase, protein MTEKQVRTRFAPSPTGYMHIGNLRTALYGYLFAKSQKGTFILRIEDTDRARYVADAVDFIVRTLDAARIVPDEGPDIGGDFGPYVQSERMEIYKEYAEKLVELGHAYYCFCNPDENHSTGEFGGYDRTCRDLSQEEIKAHLDNGDPYVIRQKMPLTGETTYFDVLHGNITIPNSELEDQVLLKRDGMPTYNFANVIDDHLMGVTHIIRGAEFITSTPKHVLLYQGYGWELPTFIHLAPVMGKNEDGSVSKLSKRHGATSFDDLVKMGYLPEAITNYVALLGWNPKTTNQEIFSMEELISAFSLEGLSKSPAVFDYDKLGWLNGEYLKAMSDEEFAERAKGFVENVPDYLEKNWNKLCSLLRTRVARFGEIGEQIAFLIEQPAFDASLYVNKRNKVTVEKAQELLPDMIALLETIDEDGWNNDNLYARLEAYIAEKELKKGLAMWVLRIAVAGQSVTPGGATELLEMLGRKISLERLKKSLANLSTL, encoded by the coding sequence TTGACTGAGAAACAAGTCCGCACCCGTTTCGCTCCCAGCCCCACGGGTTATATGCACATCGGCAACCTGCGCACCGCCCTCTACGGCTACCTGTTCGCCAAGAGCCAGAAGGGCACCTTCATCCTGCGCATCGAGGACACGGACCGTGCCCGTTACGTGGCTGACGCCGTGGACTTCATCGTCCGCACCCTGGACGCTGCCCGCATCGTGCCGGACGAAGGCCCGGACATCGGCGGCGACTTTGGTCCCTATGTCCAGAGCGAGCGCATGGAGATCTACAAGGAATACGCTGAGAAGCTGGTAGAGCTGGGCCATGCCTACTACTGCTTCTGCAACCCGGACGAGAACCACTCCACCGGCGAGTTCGGCGGCTATGACCGCACCTGCCGCGACCTTTCCCAGGAGGAAATCAAGGCTCATCTGGACAATGGCGATCCCTACGTCATCCGCCAGAAGATGCCTCTCACCGGCGAAACCACCTACTTTGACGTGCTTCACGGCAACATCACCATCCCCAACAGCGAGCTGGAGGATCAGGTGCTCCTGAAGCGTGACGGCATGCCCACCTACAACTTCGCCAATGTCATCGACGACCACCTCATGGGCGTCACCCACATCATCCGCGGGGCAGAGTTCATCACCTCCACCCCGAAGCACGTGCTGCTCTATCAGGGCTACGGCTGGGAACTGCCCACCTTCATCCACCTGGCTCCCGTCATGGGCAAGAACGAGGACGGCAGCGTTTCCAAGCTCTCCAAGCGCCACGGCGCCACCAGCTTTGACGATCTGGTGAAGATGGGCTATCTGCCTGAGGCCATCACCAACTATGTGGCACTTCTCGGCTGGAACCCCAAGACCACCAATCAGGAAATCTTCTCCATGGAAGAGCTCATCTCTGCCTTCTCCCTGGAAGGCCTGTCCAAGTCCCCTGCTGTCTTTGACTATGACAAGCTGGGCTGGCTCAACGGCGAGTACCTCAAGGCCATGAGCGACGAGGAATTTGCCGAGCGCGCCAAGGGCTTTGTAGAAAATGTGCCCGACTACCTTGAGAAGAACTGGAACAAACTCTGCTCCCTGCTGCGCACCCGCGTGGCCCGCTTCGGCGAGATTGGCGAGCAGATTGCCTTCCTCATCGAGCAGCCTGCCTTTGATGCTTCTCTTTACGTGAACAAGCGCAACAAGGTCACGGTGGAAAAGGCTCAGGAACTGCTGCCTGATATGATCGCCCTGCTGGAGACCATCGACGAGGACGGCTGGAACAACGACAATCTCTATGCCAGGCTGGAAGCCTACATCGCCGAAAAGGAACTGAAGAAGGGCCTGGCCATGTGGGTGCTGCGCATTGCCGTAGCAGGCCAGAGCGTCACCCCCGGTGGTGCTACGGAGCTGTTGGAAATGCTGGGCAGAAAAATTTCTTTGGAAAGATTGAAAAAAAGTCTTGCAAACCTCTCCACTTTGTAA
- a CDS encoding nucleotidyltransferase domain-containing protein, whose product MKLWNAVAKPFKNIHRIFPTQQAEIAKMIDVCKEIPNIKRIIIFGSSVTAQCNPWSDIDIFFDLSQEMTKLPVVKDTETVWDKWDTFSVDKNLLDEILSTGVVVYER is encoded by the coding sequence ATGAAGCTATGGAACGCTGTAGCCAAGCCATTCAAGAACATACACAGGATTTTCCCCACTCAGCAGGCCGAAATAGCGAAAATGATTGACGTATGCAAGGAAATTCCCAATATCAAACGCATCATCATCTTCGGCAGCAGCGTCACTGCCCAGTGCAACCCTTGGAGTGACATTGACATTTTCTTCGACCTCAGCCAAGAAATGACCAAACTCCCCGTGGTCAAGGACACGGAAACCGTCTGGGACAAGTGGGATACCTTTTCCGTAGATAAAAACCTGCTGGACGAAATACTTAGTACGGGGGTAGTTGTTTATGAGCGATAA